GGGAATTCACCCACTTCGACCTTTCCATTGTTTGAAAGCAAACAAATAAAAATACAAAAGTTGTTATCACATAGCCTACTGATTCTAGTGCTAAGATATAAATCAATGTAGCAACAAAAATGATTAAAAATGGCTTATATTCCAATTTCTCTTTTTCCTTATGGTGCGCTTTTGTCATGAGCGTTTCATAAAACAACCGAATACTTAATAAAACTAGGATGATTCCAAGAATAAATGGAAAGATATCGGGACCTACTACACTCCCATAAGAGGAGGTTGCAAGCTGCTTGCTTCCAACGATAAAAAGCACTCCTACTGCTAAAAATAATATTGATGCTACACGATCGAATTTGATATCCATTTGTACTCCCCCTTTCTATTTAAAAGGGGAAGGAGAGAATACACTCCTTCCCACTCCCTAACTTTTACTTTTGCATGCCTAAGGCAGATAATAACTGCTGAACTTGTTGATCTTGATCTTCTAAAAACTTTTTGAAATCTGCACTGTTTTTGTACTGTAATTCCCAACCTTGTGTTTCTACTTCCTTCTTCCACTCCGGTGACTGTACCAGCTTATCGATGGTTTTTTCCCAATAAGTTTTTGCTTCCTTAGACATCTTTTCAGGACCGAACACTCCGCGCCAAATCGTAAATTCTGCGTCAACTCCTTGTTCCTTTGCGGTCGGAACATCTTTAAAATCACCGGATAATCGTTCTGAAGAAGTGACAGCTAAAACGCGAATTTTTCCAGCCTTTAAAAATTCCTTCACACTAGAAGCGTCTGTTCCGATGACATCGGCATTTCCACCAAGCAGAGCAGTAATGGCTTCCCCACCGCCATCATAGGAAACATATTTAATTTTTGTAGGGTCCACCCCATATTTGTATGCTGGAAGAATGGAAATCAAATGGTCCATCGAACCTGGTGCGGAACCACCTGCAAATGTTAGTTTAGTAGGATCTTTCTTCACATCATCCAATACAGACTTAAGGTCCTTATATTTTGAATCAGCTTTTACAACAATGGCTCCAAAATCCTTGGTTAACTGTGCTAATGGAGTAGTGTTTTTGTAGCCATAAGGACTGTTTCCTTCTTTTTTAAGATTGTTAATAATAATTGGCGGTGAACTAACAAAGAGCATATCGTTGTTTGCCGCATGTTGGGTTGCGTATTCCGCCATAAATACTGCGCCGCCGCCACCTGGTTTATTCTCTACTGTCATTGGCTGGTTCACCAGCTTTGTCTCGCTTAGTACTTTTGTAAATGAACGTGCTGTTAAATCCCAGCCACCCCCTGCACCAGATGGCGCAACAACGGTAATAGACTTGGTAGGATAGCCTGTACTTTCTTCCTTTTTACCAGAGCTTGCTGTTTCTTTACTGCTGCTACATGCACCAAGACTTAATGCTAAAGCACCTGCACACATAACTGCTGAAATTCTTTTAAAAGAAAACATTTTACTTCCCCCTTTTGTAAACGTTTTCTTAATTTTACAAAATCTTTTCAAATTGCATAGATTATGCACTTAAACAACATTAAAAACTTATAAATCATTTTGTTCATTTTGTTCACGTGAAGAAATTTGGAGATTTTTGCTGAAAAATAATAGTGGACTAATTTTTTTAGCCTGTTATAATCCATATAGAATACATTATTACATTTAAAGGTGGGCACTATGGGGAACACATGTAGGTATGTTGTCAACGCACTTGGAAAAGGTGGGGAAACATATTATACGCGCTGTAAAGATAAGCAAGAATTAAAGAATTGGATTTCAACGAATCGTGATAAACTAATCATGGACGAATTAAAAATCACTGATAAAAACCAAAATCTATTTACCAAATGGTTAGGTATGAAAAAATTATTTTAAAAACGAGACGCCATCCTTTTTAGGATGGCGTCTTTTAATTGCTATTTTAATAGAATACTATTAGGTGTCAGACACCATTTGTGGACATTTGTACTCCTGTTGCGGACACATTACGATGCCTTAAGACTTACGAATTTCTTTTTCTGGATGTGGATGAGTCGGAGGGATAAAGCAATTCCGGCTGCAAGTAATCCCACGGTTAATCCAATCCAATAGCCCCTTGCTTCTAAGGTTGTATAATGAGCCAACATAAATCCAACTGGGAGGCAAATTAGCCAATAGGCGATTAATGTCATAATAAACGCAAGGTTGACATCTTTATACCCTCTTAATGCCGCTTGTGCAGTGGCCTGTATCGCATCGGATATTTGGAAAAACAATGCAAAAATCAAGAAGTTAGCAGTTAAATTAATTACTGCTGCTTCATTCGAATAAAAACCAGCCACCTGATAACGGAAAAGAACGACTAATAATCCTGTAAAGAGCGCAATACAAATGGCCAGTGAAACACCCAGCCAACTGTATTGTTTCGCATCTTTATAACGCCGTGCACCGACTTCGAATCCGACAAGAACAGTCAGTGCTGTTGAAATACTAATAGGAATCATATACAAAAAGGAAACAATATTTAATGCCGATTGATATGCAGCAATGGTAGTGACATTAAATTTACTTAGTAGAATCGTAACTACAGCAAACATACTTGTCTCGAAAAACGTAGAAAGGCCCATTGGTACACCGATTTTTAAAATCTCCTTACATTCTTCCCATGAGAATTCCTTCTTTTTCCCAAAGACCGGGTAGGATGAGAATGGATCCTGTGTTTTCACAATGAAGATTGTCATCGCCATAATGAGCCAATACGTAATGGATGTCGCATACCCTGCCCCAGCACCACCTAGCTCTGGAAAGCCAAAATGACCGAAAATAAACGCGTAGTTTAAGAAGAAATTCAGTGGTAATGAAGCAAGCATAATCACCATAACCACACGAGTTTTTCCCAGAGCGTAAATAAAGGACCGCAGTACGTTAAAAATAAAAAGTGGTACAATTCCATAACTAAGGCCAACTAAGTAATTAGAGGCTGTTTCTTGAACCGCTACTGGCAGTTTCATTTTGTCTAAAATGGGATCTAATAAAATGGATCCTACGGAAATAACTACAATAGCAATAAGAATTGAAAGGTACATTCCATGCTTAACAACAGACGAAACTTCATTACTTCTTTTTTCACCGAATCGTTGTGCAGCGATTGGTGAAACCGCAAGCAGGATCCCGCTTATCCCCATAAAAATAGGGCTCCAAACCGAGGAACCAATCGCCACCCCTGCTAAGTCTGAGGAATGGTATTTTCCTGACATAATCGTATTGAAAAATACCATTGAAAACATGCCAAGCTGCGTAATTAATATTGGAATTAATAAAACGATGATTTGTTTTGTCTTTTCCTTAATTGTAAAGGTCTGTTTCATAATTGTGTTCTCCTTGACTAATAAAAATCCGAAACTTAATTATACTCTATTTTGATCTATTTTCCTCTTATAAAAACTCCTTCCTGTCATATTTTACAAGGTTAATATTCATCTGTCTCTCCTCTAGTCTTGTGTAGGCTGTCATATATTTTTTTAGGCTGTGATGTGCATCACCTTGTCTTTCGCTTGCTTTTTCTAAAATAGATTTCAAAGGGAGATGGTAATGATGGAAAATCAACTAAACGATTTATCTATTTTGACGAGTTACCGCAATCGGCAGGTCATTCTCAACTATTATCAGGATGAGGATTTTTTATGGAGAAGAGATGGATTTCACTTTGAATCTATTCAATTAGAAAATGAACAGCTCATGTTTTCTAAGCCGGATGGTGACAACGTGTTTACTATCTCCTTGAAAAAATATGGGAGAGCTATTCGCGATACGCAGTTTCCGAATTATTTTATTTTGCTTTGTTGCGGAGAGCGCTTAGGGATCTATTTTCCATAAAATATCACTATATAAAAAAGACGCTCCCAATGAGGGCGTCTTTTATTAGGTTCTACTAATGTCGTCGCATATTCTGCAGACTTTGACCTATTTTCCATCCACTCTGTCTGACGTTTCCTCTTCTTTGGACTATCTTGACTTGTTTTCCATCGACTCTGTCAGAAGTCTCCTCTTCTTCGGACTATCTTGACCTGTTTTCCAGCAACTCTGTCAGAAGTTTCTCCTTCTTCTGACAGTCTTGACCTGTTTTCTAGCAACTCTGTCAGAAGTATCTCCTTCTTCTGACAGTCTTGACCTGTTTTCCATCGACTCTGTCAGAAGTCTCCTCTTCTTCGGACTATCTTGACCTGTTTTCCAGCAACTCTGTCAGAAGTCTCCTCTTTTTTGGACTATCTTGACCTGTTTTCCATCGACTCTGTCAGAAGTCTCTTCCTCTTCGGACTATCTTGACCTGTTTTCCAGCAACTCTGTCAGAAGTTTCCTCTTCTTTGGACAGTCTTGACCTGTTTTCCATCGACTCTGTCAGAAGTTTCTCCTTCTTCTGACAGTCTTGACCTGTTTTCCATCGACTCTGTCAGAAGTCTCCTCTTTTTCCGACTATCTTGACCTGTTTTCCAGCAACTCTGTCAGAAGTTTCTCCTTCTTCTGACAGTCTTGATCTGTTTTCTAGCAATTCTGTCAGAAGTTTCCTCTTCTTCGGACTATCTTGACTTGTTTTCCATCGACTCTGTCAGAAGTCTCCTCTTCATGGAACAGACACTACCTGAATTGTTCTAAACCTGTCAAATTTTTAGGACCAAATAATTAAAGCTCATCATTGA
The window above is part of the Bacillus sp. SORGH_AS_0510 genome. Proteins encoded here:
- a CDS encoding tripartite tricarboxylate transporter TctB family protein; its protein translation is MDIKFDRVASILFLAVGVLFIVGSKQLATSSYGSVVGPDIFPFILGIILVLLSIRLFYETLMTKAHHKEKEKLEYKPFLIIFVATLIYILALESVGYVITTFVFLFVCFQTMERSKWVNSLIISALFSGIVYYIFVEVLKGTLPGWPIWF
- a CDS encoding tripartite tricarboxylate transporter substrate binding protein; translated protein: MFSFKRISAVMCAGALALSLGACSSSKETASSGKKEESTGYPTKSITVVAPSGAGGGWDLTARSFTKVLSETKLVNQPMTVENKPGGGGAVFMAEYATQHAANNDMLFVSSPPIIINNLKKEGNSPYGYKNTTPLAQLTKDFGAIVVKADSKYKDLKSVLDDVKKDPTKLTFAGGSAPGSMDHLISILPAYKYGVDPTKIKYVSYDGGGEAITALLGGNADVIGTDASSVKEFLKAGKIRVLAVTSSERLSGDFKDVPTAKEQGVDAEFTIWRGVFGPEKMSKEAKTYWEKTIDKLVQSPEWKKEVETQGWELQYKNSADFKKFLEDQDQQVQQLLSALGMQK
- a CDS encoding MATE family efflux transporter; this translates as MKQTFTIKEKTKQIIVLLIPILITQLGMFSMVFFNTIMSGKYHSSDLAGVAIGSSVWSPIFMGISGILLAVSPIAAQRFGEKRSNEVSSVVKHGMYLSILIAIVVISVGSILLDPILDKMKLPVAVQETASNYLVGLSYGIVPLFIFNVLRSFIYALGKTRVVMVIMLASLPLNFFLNYAFIFGHFGFPELGGAGAGYATSITYWLIMAMTIFIVKTQDPFSSYPVFGKKKEFSWEECKEILKIGVPMGLSTFFETSMFAVVTILLSKFNVTTIAAYQSALNIVSFLYMIPISISTALTVLVGFEVGARRYKDAKQYSWLGVSLAICIALFTGLLVVLFRYQVAGFYSNEAAVINLTANFLIFALFFQISDAIQATAQAALRGYKDVNLAFIMTLIAYWLICLPVGFMLAHYTTLEARGYWIGLTVGLLAAGIALSLRLIHIQKKKFVSLKAS